A single Ketogulonicigenium vulgare WSH-001 DNA region contains:
- a CDS encoding aminotransferase family protein → MSNDLSHVVSADKAHVWHHLTQHKPYEVGEPRIIVEGQGIHVWDQHGTRFLDAVSGAVWTVNVGYGRTEIGDAIRDAVVKLNYFAGSAGTIPGALFAERLIEKMPGMSRVYYCNSGSEANEKAFKMVRQIAHKKYGGKKTKILYRDRDYHGGTMATMSAGGQDQRNEQYGPMAPDFIRVPHCMEYRAQWDLTGEAYGKRAAAAIEEVILREGPETVGALCLEPVTAGGGVITPPEGYWDAVQAICKKYDILLHIDEVVCGIGRTGEWFGYQHYGIKPDFVTMAKGLASGYAAIACCVTTEEVFEMFKDDPADILNHFRDISTFGGCTAGPAAALVNMDIIEREGLLENTTKMGARLIANLNALMEKHAVIGDVRGKGLFCGAELVSDRAAKTPVTEAQMGAVVAECAKQGVIIGASNRSVPGLNNVLCFAPALIITADQIDELTAAVDSALIRVFG, encoded by the coding sequence ATGAGCAACGATCTCTCGCATGTCGTCAGCGCCGACAAGGCGCATGTGTGGCACCACCTGACCCAGCATAAACCCTATGAGGTGGGCGAGCCGCGCATCATCGTCGAGGGGCAGGGCATCCATGTCTGGGACCAGCACGGCACCCGCTTTCTGGACGCTGTGTCGGGTGCGGTGTGGACGGTAAACGTCGGCTATGGCCGCACCGAGATCGGCGATGCCATTCGCGATGCCGTTGTGAAACTGAACTATTTTGCAGGTTCTGCCGGCACGATCCCCGGCGCTTTGTTCGCCGAGCGTCTGATCGAGAAGATGCCCGGCATGAGCCGCGTCTACTATTGCAACTCGGGCTCCGAGGCGAATGAAAAGGCGTTCAAAATGGTCCGCCAGATCGCCCATAAAAAATACGGCGGCAAAAAGACCAAGATCCTGTATCGCGACCGCGACTATCACGGCGGCACTATGGCCACTATGTCGGCGGGCGGGCAGGACCAGCGCAATGAACAATATGGCCCGATGGCGCCCGATTTCATCCGCGTGCCCCATTGCATGGAATATCGCGCGCAATGGGATCTGACGGGCGAGGCCTATGGCAAACGCGCCGCCGCCGCGATCGAGGAAGTCATCCTGCGCGAAGGCCCCGAGACGGTTGGTGCACTGTGCCTCGAGCCGGTGACCGCTGGCGGCGGCGTCATCACCCCGCCCGAAGGCTATTGGGACGCCGTGCAGGCGATCTGCAAGAAATACGACATCCTGCTGCATATCGACGAAGTGGTCTGCGGCATCGGCCGCACGGGTGAATGGTTCGGCTATCAGCACTACGGCATCAAGCCCGATTTCGTGACCATGGCCAAGGGTCTGGCCTCGGGCTATGCGGCGATTGCCTGCTGCGTCACCACCGAAGAGGTGTTCGAGATGTTCAAGGATGATCCGGCGGATATCCTGAACCACTTCCGCGACATCTCGACCTTTGGCGGCTGCACCGCTGGCCCCGCCGCTGCGCTGGTCAATATGGATATTATCGAGCGCGAAGGCCTGCTGGAGAACACCACCAAAATGGGTGCGCGGCTGATCGCCAATCTGAACGCGCTGATGGAAAAGCACGCGGTGATCGGCGATGTACGCGGCAAGGGCCTGTTCTGCGGCGCGGAACTGGTCAGCGACCGCGCGGCGAAAACGCCGGTGACCGAGGCGCAAATGGGCGCGGTCGTCGCCGAATGCGCAAAACAGGGCGTAATTATCGGTGCCTCGAACCGTTCAGTGCCGGGCCTGAACAATGTGCTGTGTTTCGCGCCCGCCCTGATCATCACCGCCGATCAGATTGACGAGCTGACCGCCGCCGTCGATTCCGCGCTGATCCGCGTTTTCGGCTGA
- a CDS encoding LysR family transcriptional regulator — translation MDIDAIDLFNELARSGSIRQTAELMGMSPTAVVRQIDKLEHEFGATLLERTPRGVRLTAAGEVLVAGSREISRELRVMQQRIDDLKGLRRGNVSVHVNGAALSSILAPALYEFSHKYPTISVEVSVTSAQGALDAVAGGVTDLAMTMFAPIDRRIVNRFKMAVRHEPIMAPDHPLAVRDVIGIDDIMGHRLALPDRNFGVRRAFDARLRAHGIDARETGFTTSSLELQKELAMRGAAVLILPQMAVQREIDDGRLVARPFQPKDRIETLLELSHSVSRHQSLAARRLLEFIEAFLRRHHP, via the coding sequence GTGGATATCGACGCGATTGATCTTTTCAACGAATTGGCCCGTTCCGGCTCGATCCGGCAGACCGCCGAGCTCATGGGCATGTCACCCACCGCCGTTGTCCGCCAGATCGACAAGCTGGAACATGAATTTGGCGCGACCTTGCTGGAACGCACGCCGCGCGGTGTGCGTCTGACGGCGGCGGGCGAGGTTCTGGTCGCAGGCTCGCGCGAGATTTCGCGGGAACTGCGCGTGATGCAGCAGCGCATTGATGACCTGAAGGGGCTCAGGCGCGGCAATGTCTCGGTGCATGTCAATGGCGCGGCGCTCAGCTCGATCCTTGCGCCTGCGCTGTATGAATTCTCGCATAAATACCCGACGATCAGCGTCGAGGTCTCGGTCACCTCGGCGCAAGGTGCGCTGGATGCGGTGGCGGGGGGCGTAACTGACCTTGCGATGACCATGTTCGCCCCCATCGACCGGCGCATCGTGAACCGGTTCAAAATGGCCGTGCGGCACGAGCCGATCATGGCCCCCGACCACCCGCTGGCCGTGCGCGATGTGATTGGTATCGACGATATTATGGGCCATCGCCTTGCCCTGCCCGACCGCAATTTCGGTGTCCGGCGCGCCTTTGATGCCCGTTTGCGGGCGCATGGCATTGACGCACGCGAAACAGGCTTTACGACATCCTCGCTGGAGCTGCAAAAGGAACTCGCCATGCGCGGCGCGGCGGTGCTGATCCTGCCGCAAATGGCGGTGCAGCGCGAGATTGACGACGGCCGCCTTGTCGCGCGCCCCTTCCAGCCCAAAGACCGGATCGAAACGCTGCTGGAGCTGAGCCATTCGGTGTCGCGCCACCAAAGTCTGGCGGCGCGACGGTTGCTGGAATTTATCGAGGCGTTCTTACGGCGCCATCACCCCTGA
- a CDS encoding P1 family peptidase, with product MDRRSFGAAMVGLGAAGATMLHSTSASAQDSLPSLMAGCITDVPGIKLGHALMEGRPTGCSVILCEEGARAGVDVRGSAPGTRETDLLNPTNMVDTVNAILLSGGSAYGLDAAGGVMRWLEERGMGHNVGRGVVPIVPAAILFDLGVGDFAIRPDAAAGYAACDAATDQPSANGNVGAGAGATIGKMFRGSSMKGGLGTASYTVPGTNIVVAAIVAVNAVGDVIDPRTGQIVAGALTEDRSAFRNTEQQILAGHNVITSSGQNTTIGAVVTNAPFTKTEMTKIAEMAHDGFARAISPIHTMSDGDTIFGLSTGKSDGVTASVTAIGTIGAVVMSHAIVRAVMAAESLTDPDIPAYRDIAHSTPL from the coding sequence ATGGATCGCAGAAGTTTTGGCGCCGCAATGGTCGGCCTTGGCGCTGCAGGTGCCACGATGCTGCACAGCACCTCGGCCAGCGCGCAAGACAGTTTGCCGTCGCTGATGGCGGGCTGCATCACCGATGTACCGGGCATCAAACTGGGTCACGCGCTGATGGAGGGTCGCCCCACCGGCTGTTCGGTCATCCTGTGCGAGGAAGGCGCCCGCGCCGGTGTCGACGTGCGCGGCTCGGCCCCCGGCACGCGCGAGACGGATCTGCTTAATCCAACCAATATGGTGGATACGGTCAATGCGATCCTGCTGTCGGGCGGCTCGGCGTACGGCCTCGATGCGGCGGGCGGCGTCATGCGCTGGCTTGAGGAACGCGGCATGGGCCATAACGTCGGGCGCGGCGTGGTGCCGATTGTGCCGGCTGCGATCCTGTTCGACCTGGGTGTTGGCGATTTCGCGATCCGGCCGGATGCGGCGGCGGGCTATGCGGCTTGCGATGCGGCCACCGATCAGCCTTCGGCCAATGGCAATGTGGGCGCAGGCGCGGGTGCGACCATCGGCAAGATGTTCCGCGGATCTTCGATGAAAGGCGGCCTCGGCACGGCCAGCTATACCGTACCTGGCACCAATATTGTCGTGGCGGCGATTGTTGCGGTAAACGCGGTTGGCGATGTGATCGACCCGCGCACCGGCCAAATCGTTGCCGGTGCCTTGACCGAGGACCGCAGCGCCTTCCGCAATACCGAGCAGCAGATCCTGGCCGGTCATAACGTCATCACCTCTAGCGGGCAGAATACCACGATCGGTGCGGTCGTGACCAACGCACCCTTTACCAAGACCGAGATGACAAAGATCGCCGAAATGGCGCATGACGGCTTTGCCCGTGCGATCAGCCCGATCCACACGATGTCGGACGGCGATACGATTTTCGGCCTCTCGACCGGCAAATCGGATGGCGTGACCGCCAGTGTGACCGCGATCGGGACAATTGGCGCTGTGGTCATGTCACATGCGATTGTCCGCGCGGTCATGGCCGCCGAAAGCCTGACCGACCCAGACATCCCCGCCTATCGCGATATCGCCCATAGCACACCGCTGTAA
- a CDS encoding ABC transporter substrate-binding protein, whose product MPFALRHLAKSVSVAALCAAAPFAALAAGEVTFIQPVEPTGLDPTQDSPVAAGQVTWQNVFEGLVTIDRNAEIQPQLAESWEISEDGLTYTFHLRDGVTYHNGAAFDANVAKFSFDKLLGPDSTNGQKALYAAVTSVDVVDDSTLTMTLSAPNSDLLYWLGFPAAVIVEPTSAATNATAPVGTGPFKVDEWRMGDRVIMSAFDGYWGGRPALDTVTARFIADPQAQVAALRSGQANVIAELGAPELFAQFTSDANFTAHAGAGEMEVVAGMNNARPPFDDARVRQALMMSIDRSALVEVVTSGLGTPIGAHFSPASPFYEDLTGVYTYDPEGAKALLAEAGYGDGFTFTFTVPNRTYAQRSAEIMQAFFQQVGVTANIEIADFPSAWVTQVMTGRDFDMTIIGHAEPLDINIYARHPYYFNYEDANFDATIAAISAATTPEARAEGYQAAQEIIASTVPALFLYSNPKLGVWSAGLEGVWENGPVPSNDMTDVRWAE is encoded by the coding sequence ATGCCATTCGCACTGCGCCATTTGGCCAAGTCCGTGTCCGTCGCCGCATTATGTGCCGCCGCGCCTTTTGCTGCGCTTGCGGCGGGCGAGGTCACCTTCATCCAGCCGGTCGAGCCGACCGGCCTTGACCCGACCCAAGATTCCCCCGTGGCCGCAGGTCAGGTCACCTGGCAGAACGTGTTCGAAGGTCTGGTGACCATCGACCGCAACGCGGAAATCCAGCCGCAACTGGCTGAAAGCTGGGAGATTTCCGAAGACGGTCTGACCTATACCTTCCACCTGCGCGACGGCGTCACCTATCACAATGGCGCGGCTTTCGACGCCAATGTCGCCAAATTCAGCTTTGACAAGCTGCTGGGGCCGGATTCGACCAATGGTCAAAAGGCGCTTTATGCCGCCGTCACCAGCGTCGATGTTGTCGATGACAGCACGCTGACCATGACGCTGTCGGCGCCGAACTCGGACCTGCTCTATTGGCTGGGCTTTCCGGCGGCTGTGATTGTCGAGCCGACCTCGGCTGCGACCAATGCCACCGCACCTGTGGGCACCGGCCCGTTCAAGGTGGATGAATGGCGCATGGGCGACCGCGTGATCATGTCGGCTTTTGACGGCTATTGGGGTGGGCGGCCTGCGCTCGATACCGTGACCGCGCGCTTTATCGCCGATCCGCAGGCGCAGGTTGCGGCGCTGCGTTCGGGTCAGGCCAATGTCATTGCCGAGCTTGGCGCGCCCGAGCTGTTTGCCCAATTCACCAGCGACGCCAATTTCACCGCCCATGCCGGCGCAGGCGAGATGGAAGTTGTCGCAGGCATGAACAACGCCCGTCCGCCCTTTGACGACGCCCGCGTCCGTCAGGCGCTGATGATGTCGATTGATCGCAGCGCATTGGTCGAGGTTGTGACCTCGGGCCTTGGCACGCCGATCGGTGCGCATTTCTCGCCCGCCAGCCCGTTTTATGAGGATCTGACCGGTGTATACACCTATGATCCCGAAGGCGCCAAGGCGCTGCTGGCCGAGGCCGGCTATGGCGACGGCTTCACCTTTACCTTTACCGTGCCGAACCGCACCTATGCGCAGCGCTCGGCTGAAATCATGCAGGCCTTCTTCCAGCAGGTTGGCGTTACCGCCAATATCGAAATCGCTGATTTCCCCTCGGCTTGGGTGACGCAGGTGATGACCGGCCGCGATTTTGACATGACCATCATCGGCCATGCCGAGCCGCTGGATATCAATATCTACGCCCGCCATCCTTATTACTTCAACTATGAGGATGCCAATTTCGACGCGACCATCGCCGCCATATCAGCCGCCACCACGCCCGAGGCCCGTGCCGAAGGCTATCAGGCCGCGCAGGAAATCATCGCCAGCACTGTGCCTGCGCTGTTCCTGTATTCCAACCCCAAACTGGGTGTCTGGAGCGCGGGTCTGGAAGGCGTATGGGAAAATGGTCCCGTGCCGTCGAACGACATGACCGACGTCCGCTGGGCGGAATAA
- a CDS encoding cupin domain-containing protein, which yields MDQLDIGGRLRALRMARGLSQRVLAKRVGVPNSTISLIESGRANPSVGSLKRILDGLPIGMAEFFAFDPEAQRQVFFAAEELREIGRGKISFRQVGDGGAGRALQMLREVYQPGADTGKVPLTHAGEEVGIILYGRLEVTVDGQKKLLGPGDAYAFDSTLPHRFRNPGAQPCEVVSACTPPTF from the coding sequence ATGGATCAGTTGGATATCGGCGGCAGGCTGCGGGCGCTGCGCATGGCGCGCGGCCTGTCGCAGCGCGTGCTGGCCAAGCGTGTGGGCGTGCCGAACTCCACCATTTCGCTGATTGAATCGGGGCGCGCCAACCCCTCGGTCGGGTCGCTGAAACGCATTCTGGACGGGCTGCCGATCGGCATGGCGGAATTCTTTGCCTTTGACCCCGAAGCGCAGCGGCAGGTGTTCTTTGCCGCCGAAGAGCTGCGCGAGATCGGGCGCGGCAAGATATCGTTCCGGCAGGTCGGTGACGGCGGCGCAGGCCGCGCCCTGCAGATGCTGCGCGAGGTGTATCAGCCCGGCGCCGATACCGGCAAAGTCCCCCTGACCCATGCGGGCGAAGAAGTCGGGATCATCCTGTACGGCCGGCTAGAGGTCACTGTCGACGGGCAAAAGAAACTGCTCGGCCCCGGTGACGCCTATGCCTTTGACAGCACCTTGCCACACCGCTTTCGCAATCCCGGCGCGCAGCCCTGCGAAGTGGTCAGCGCCTGCACGCCACCGACGTTCTAG